One Brevibacillus choshinensis genomic window carries:
- the trxB gene encoding thioredoxin-disulfide reductase, whose translation MYKTVILGTGPAGLTAAIYLARANMNPVVIEGPEPGGQLTLTTDVENFPGFPDGIMGRELMQNMRDQAEHFGAKFIRGWVKKVELSNSPFIVTVEGLEEMKTQTLIISTGASAKLLNIPGEKENIGRGVSTCATCDGFFFRGKKIIVVGGGDSAMEEANFLTKFASEVRVVHRRNELRASKIMQDRARNNPSITWSLHCIPEEVIATDKRVTGLKVKNSDTGKEEILESDGIFIAIGHRPNTAFLDNQVKTDDLGYIIVNPGTTETSIPGVFACGDVQDHKYRQAITAAGSGCMAALDCERYLDSKA comes from the coding sequence ATGTATAAGACCGTCATTCTAGGGACCGGTCCTGCCGGGTTAACCGCAGCCATCTATCTTGCCCGCGCGAACATGAATCCTGTCGTCATTGAAGGTCCTGAACCGGGGGGACAATTGACATTGACGACAGATGTGGAGAATTTCCCGGGCTTCCCTGATGGGATTATGGGACGAGAGCTGATGCAGAACATGCGTGATCAAGCAGAGCATTTTGGAGCGAAGTTTATAAGAGGATGGGTGAAGAAAGTCGAGCTTTCCAATTCCCCTTTTATCGTAACGGTTGAAGGCTTGGAAGAAATGAAAACGCAAACATTAATCATTTCGACGGGAGCTTCGGCCAAGTTATTGAATATTCCGGGGGAGAAGGAAAATATCGGGCGGGGAGTAAGCACCTGCGCAACGTGTGATGGATTTTTCTTTCGGGGCAAAAAAATTATCGTTGTCGGCGGCGGAGATTCGGCTATGGAAGAAGCGAATTTCTTAACGAAGTTTGCTTCAGAGGTGCGGGTGGTTCACCGCAGAAACGAGCTTCGAGCCTCCAAAATTATGCAAGATCGCGCGCGGAATAATCCGAGCATTACCTGGAGCTTACATTGCATTCCGGAAGAAGTAATCGCAACAGATAAACGCGTTACTGGATTGAAAGTAAAAAACAGCGATACGGGAAAAGAAGAAATTCTCGAATCGGATGGCATTTTCATCGCAATCGGGCATAGGCCGAACACCGCGTTTTTAGACAACCAAGTCAAAACAGACGACCTGGGCTATATCATCGTGAATCCGGGTACAACCGAAACAAGCATTCCCGGGGTATTCGCCTGCGGGGATGTGCAGGATCACAAATACCGCCAGGCCATTACGGCAGCAGGAAGCGGCTGCATGGCTGCTCTGGATTGCGAACGATACCTTGATTCAAAAGCGTAG
- a CDS encoding thioredoxin family protein, translating to MKEMKTQQEFDEAILSTKPVVAKFYADWCPDCQRIDPFMPAVEEAYKEKMDMIAVNRDHFPEVFEKLDVFGIPSFIAFQEGKELGRFVSKLGKSQEEVEQFLDQIAEGKGGLKG from the coding sequence ATGAAAGAGATGAAAACACAGCAAGAATTTGATGAGGCCATTCTATCAACAAAACCGGTTGTCGCAAAATTTTATGCAGATTGGTGCCCGGATTGTCAGCGCATCGATCCATTCATGCCAGCCGTGGAAGAGGCGTACAAAGAAAAAATGGATATGATCGCGGTGAATCGGGATCATTTTCCAGAGGTTTTCGAGAAGCTTGATGTATTTGGAATCCCTAGCTTTATCGCTTTTCAAGAAGGGAAGGAACTGGGGCGCTTTGTAAGTAAACTCGGAAAAAGCCAGGAAGAGGTTGAGCAGTTTCTGGATCAAATCGCAGAGGGAAAGGGAGGCTTGAAAGGATGA
- a CDS encoding thioredoxin family protein, producing MKEIKTQQEFDEAILSAKPVVAKFYVDWCPDCQQVETFMPAVEEAYKEKTEMIAVNRDHFAELLEKLDVFGIPSFIAFQEGKELGRFVSKLGKSREEVEEFLDQICTK from the coding sequence ATGAAAGAGATCAAAACACAGCAAGAATTTGATGAGGCGATTTTATCTGCAAAACCAGTTGTTGCGAAATTTTATGTAGATTGGTGCCCAGACTGTCAGCAAGTTGAGACATTCATGCCAGCCGTCGAAGAAGCGTACAAAGAAAAAACAGAGATGATCGCGGTAAACCGGGACCATTTTGCGGAACTGTTAGAGAAGCTAGATGTATTTGGAATCCCCAGCTTTATTGCTTTTCAAGAAGGGAAGGAACTGGGCCGCTTCGTCAGTAAACTCGGAAAAAGCCGGGAAGAGGTCGAGGAGTTTCTCGATCAAATTTGTACCAAATAA
- a CDS encoding 1-aminocyclopropane-1-carboxylate deaminase/D-cysteine desulfhydrase, translating into MSMMQERQMESPLHFLPRLSAILDREIWMKRDDANGDMLTAGNKKRKLRYLLTDAIQQGADTVITTGGLHSNHARTTAAMAIQLGLKPILVLGGDKPENKSGNYLLNHYMGVDVVFSGASTQKEMGQALNQHAEKVKAEGLRPYVIGVGGSNGLGSLGYVDAYDELKKQAAEKKVQFDWLFASAGSGGTIAGLIYGCDLHKDATRIVGVSSWLNTAAIKIQIESCLHEAASLKGDERKLQLDHLPVHVHDEYVGEGYGHPTDGGVEALHLLASKEAILLDHVYTAKAMAGCIDYIRKEIVKPAEKVLFWHTGGAPGLFGISG; encoded by the coding sequence ATGAGCATGATGCAAGAGAGACAAATGGAGAGTCCGTTGCATTTTTTGCCGAGGCTTAGTGCCATCCTAGACCGAGAGATTTGGATGAAACGGGATGACGCAAACGGAGACATGTTAACAGCAGGAAACAAGAAGAGAAAGCTGAGATACCTGCTGACGGACGCGATTCAACAAGGTGCGGATACGGTCATAACGACAGGCGGCCTCCATTCTAATCACGCTCGGACGACGGCAGCCATGGCCATACAGCTAGGTTTGAAACCCATTCTTGTCTTAGGCGGCGACAAGCCGGAGAACAAAAGCGGAAATTATCTTTTGAATCATTACATGGGAGTAGATGTTGTTTTTTCGGGAGCGAGTACGCAAAAAGAGATGGGGCAGGCATTGAACCAGCATGCTGAAAAAGTGAAGGCGGAAGGATTGCGTCCTTATGTGATCGGAGTCGGCGGGTCAAACGGGTTGGGTTCATTAGGCTATGTAGACGCCTATGATGAATTGAAAAAGCAGGCTGCAGAGAAGAAAGTGCAGTTCGACTGGCTTTTTGCCTCAGCCGGCTCTGGAGGAACGATCGCTGGGCTGATCTATGGGTGCGATCTGCACAAAGACGCCACTCGGATCGTAGGGGTATCGTCCTGGCTGAATACGGCTGCCATCAAAATCCAAATCGAATCTTGCTTGCATGAGGCAGCCTCTCTGAAAGGCGATGAACGAAAGCTGCAGCTTGATCATCTCCCCGTGCATGTACATGACGAATACGTCGGAGAAGGGTATGGACACCCCACTGACGGCGGAGTGGAAGCACTTCATTTGCTGGCGAGCAAGGAAGCCATTTTGTTGGATCACGTGTATACAGCTAAAGCGATGGCGGGCTGCATCGATTATATCCGCAAAGAAATCGTAAAACCTGCAGAAAAGGTATTGTTCTGGCATACAGGTGGAGCTCCAGGACTCTTTGGGATCAGTGGCTGA
- a CDS encoding ECF transporter S component gives MDSTFSPRKATKTKTLVINALFIAFTLAATMFVNLRLPIMGNGGLIHLGNVPLFIAAFVFGRTTGAIAGAFGMGLFDLISGWTAWAPFTFIIVGAMGYVAGLIAEKVPGKKVLVYSLAVFVALIIKIVGYYFVEVILYGNWIQPFGSIPGNVLQVVVAGIIVVPLAGRLKKIVGQG, from the coding sequence ATGGATTCTACATTCTCACCGAGAAAAGCAACCAAAACCAAAACCCTCGTCATCAATGCCCTTTTTATCGCTTTTACTCTAGCAGCCACCATGTTCGTCAACTTGAGGCTCCCGATCATGGGTAACGGTGGCCTCATCCATCTGGGCAACGTGCCGCTTTTTATCGCTGCCTTCGTTTTCGGCAGAACTACAGGTGCCATCGCTGGCGCTTTCGGAATGGGCCTCTTCGATTTGATCTCTGGTTGGACAGCCTGGGCGCCCTTTACCTTCATCATCGTAGGGGCAATGGGCTATGTAGCTGGACTCATCGCGGAGAAGGTACCTGGCAAAAAAGTACTTGTATACTCCCTGGCAGTTTTCGTCGCACTGATCATTAAAATCGTAGGGTATTATTTCGTCGAAGTCATCCTGTACGGCAACTGGATTCAGCCATTCGGCTCTATCCCCGGAAACGTTCTCCAGGTAGTGGTAGCCGGTATCATTGTCGTGCCGCTGGCAGGACGATTGAAGAAGATTGTAGGGCAAGGATAG
- a CDS encoding response regulator yields MWTALSFLLKPSTYNQQSESVQSCCYKVGVVDQLGQRAQLLLVDKDSSSIDFFASCLENDKTMVKVDSSYQKVEILKHLIDNQTDCVLINVDSSDTEIVPLLTQIKESCENRSVPLLVAGTNIPFETKLELLLYADDVFVLPIEPAELVLRIQKLVDNRIKVRSQILIDPLTGAYNDRFLIRELERHLNDFKRSHEPFTMIHMEIDDHHVTHPSEARDALLKGFVEYIQRSVRPMDVFCRYKDEGFILILPKTYKEDAIKLMNRLIGRFSQGEWKSTFSCVVLEFSEAIHSPENCLKMMAFPEDRRERQEKGLVIDRTEEQPSTHQKLLIAVIDDDRLIREMLKDQLADIGDEMVEVEIRSYSNGEEFFEDPWHRQNQRFLLIIDRVMPKMDGLELLQKIRTEYDRKRYVCLMLTSRDSESDIALAIQKGANDYVVKPFGLKELRARIRRLIRGTR; encoded by the coding sequence GTGTGGACAGCACTTTCGTTTCTGTTGAAGCCAAGTACATACAACCAGCAAAGTGAATCTGTACAATCATGCTGTTATAAAGTGGGAGTGGTTGATCAATTGGGACAACGTGCACAGCTTTTGCTAGTTGACAAGGATTCCTCCAGCATAGATTTTTTTGCGTCTTGTCTGGAGAATGATAAAACAATGGTAAAAGTAGATTCGAGTTATCAAAAGGTCGAAATCTTGAAGCATCTAATAGATAATCAGACCGATTGTGTTTTGATAAATGTGGATTCATCAGACACAGAGATCGTGCCTCTTCTCACACAAATAAAAGAGAGTTGCGAGAACCGATCTGTGCCGCTTTTGGTGGCAGGAACGAATATCCCGTTTGAGACCAAATTAGAGTTGTTACTGTATGCAGATGATGTATTTGTCTTGCCGATTGAACCTGCCGAATTGGTTTTACGAATACAGAAGCTGGTGGACAACAGAATAAAAGTCCGTAGTCAAATTTTGATAGATCCATTGACAGGAGCTTATAACGATAGGTTCTTGATTCGCGAATTGGAGCGGCATTTAAATGATTTCAAGCGGTCACATGAACCATTCACGATGATACACATGGAGATTGATGATCATCATGTGACCCATCCTAGTGAAGCAAGAGATGCACTCTTAAAAGGCTTTGTGGAATACATCCAGAGAAGCGTTCGACCAATGGATGTGTTTTGTCGCTATAAAGACGAGGGATTTATCCTGATTCTTCCGAAGACCTATAAAGAAGATGCAATCAAATTGATGAACCGATTAATAGGCAGATTTTCACAAGGGGAATGGAAGAGCACTTTTTCTTGCGTGGTATTGGAATTTTCGGAAGCGATCCATTCTCCCGAGAATTGCCTCAAGATGATGGCGTTTCCCGAAGATAGGCGAGAGCGCCAAGAGAAAGGGCTAGTGATCGATCGCACGGAGGAGCAGCCTTCCACCCATCAGAAATTGCTGATCGCCGTTATCGATGACGATCGCCTCATACGGGAAATGTTGAAAGACCAGCTTGCAGATATTGGGGACGAGATGGTAGAGGTAGAGATCAGGAGCTATTCAAATGGGGAAGAATTTTTCGAGGACCCGTGGCATCGTCAGAATCAGCGTTTCCTACTGATCATCGACAGAGTCATGCCCAAGATGGATGGTTTGGAACTCCTGCAAAAAATCAGAACGGAATACGATCGAAAACGTTACGTTTGCTTGATGTTGACGAGCAGGGACTCCGAGTCGGATATAGCCTTGGCGATCCAAAAAGGCGCCAATGATTATGTGGTCAAACCATTCGGGCTGAAAGAACTCCGCGCTCGAATTAGACGACTTATCAGGGGGACAAGATGA
- a CDS encoding HEAT repeat domain-containing protein — protein sequence MIDLALIVILTVVFLLLLIVLYVYLVWRKYLNIRITKRKGEWLSNREEELKKYLLSGEHSRKLIPTQRYQYEVLEDYFSEYLSNFKLESEKDPIAVFAETVFVPVYKKRLQKGNWSTRMNTLYFIDLFRLKSMQGDLLSHLTSKKCSPEETHLIYNVLATFEFDQFQDLLKGSKELPPFHLSQIMSRLVDQDNLEGYVDRFEGFPLFLKKGILDVAREKNLRSEQLQQLLEGLLQDESTDQELRIRALKTIGSLGYLTSPEIITRMLETNVEDKKWNTSQSAAEKMMIARLMGNIKKDCFLPYLERLISDSGYIVRVEAAKSIRKYKHGKEKLQQIAASHADLYAREIAMEWMERGTEYE from the coding sequence ATGATTGATCTTGCCTTAATTGTCATTTTGACCGTGGTATTTTTACTATTGCTGATCGTTCTCTATGTGTATCTGGTATGGAGAAAATACCTGAACATAAGGATCACGAAAAGAAAAGGCGAGTGGCTCTCGAACCGAGAGGAGGAACTCAAGAAGTATTTGCTGTCAGGGGAACATTCAAGGAAGCTGATTCCTACGCAGAGGTACCAATACGAGGTGCTTGAGGATTACTTCAGTGAGTACCTGTCCAATTTTAAGCTCGAATCCGAAAAAGATCCCATTGCCGTGTTCGCGGAAACTGTTTTTGTTCCCGTTTATAAAAAGCGGCTGCAAAAAGGGAACTGGAGCACGCGAATGAACACGTTGTATTTTATCGATCTCTTTCGCTTGAAAAGCATGCAGGGGGATTTGCTCAGTCACCTTACGAGCAAGAAATGTTCCCCGGAGGAGACGCATCTCATTTATAACGTGCTGGCAACGTTTGAATTCGATCAATTTCAGGATTTGCTAAAAGGAAGCAAGGAGCTGCCTCCTTTTCATTTAAGCCAGATCATGAGCAGGCTCGTGGACCAAGACAATCTGGAAGGCTATGTGGATCGTTTCGAGGGGTTTCCTCTATTTTTGAAAAAAGGGATCCTGGATGTTGCGCGAGAAAAAAATCTTCGCTCTGAGCAGCTTCAGCAGCTTTTGGAAGGCTTGCTTCAGGATGAATCAACTGATCAAGAGCTCCGGATCCGTGCGTTGAAAACGATCGGCTCTCTAGGTTACTTGACTTCACCAGAGATCATTACGCGGATGCTAGAGACAAACGTGGAAGATAAAAAATGGAATACATCTCAGTCGGCAGCTGAAAAGATGATGATAGCCAGACTGATGGGGAATATCAAAAAAGATTGCTTTCTTCCTTACTTAGAGCGTTTGATTAGCGACAGCGGGTACATCGTTCGGGTGGAAGCAGCCAAATCGATCCGAAAATACAAGCATGGCAAGGAAAAGCTGCAGCAGATCGCTGCATCACATGCGGATCTGTACGCAAGAGAAATTGCCATGGAGTGGATGGAAAGGGGGACGGAGTATGAATAA
- a CDS encoding glycosyltransferase family 2 protein, whose translation MNNMYPYFVSFFTIVNVFIIFYMIAICLFYMMLFLLAFSGLKRERGLHQVEPYKKMKQSAFTPPLSIIVPAYNEEAGIIGSVLSLVTGSGRLDYPEFEVIVVNDGSTDSTLEKVMSRFKMVPIKNKVLQKRNGIQTQFVKDVYQSEIYPALFLVDKVNGGKADALNAGINLAKYPYFASVDGDTVLEPDSFLKIMKPIIEDSDQEVLATGGNVLLANGSLIVKGQMEESRLSRNPLVMMQIIEYMRAFLMGRIGLSQENLLLIISGAFGVFKTSRVIQAGGYRANTIGEDMELVVRLHRMNVEKKWGAKIVYVADPVCYTEAPEDMASLRTQRIRWHRGLFESLWIHKKMLFNPKYGKIGTMAIPYFFLVELLGPLIEFCGYIAMIIGLIIGNVFFTYSLALILLMIVYGSFLSMGAVLLEEWRLGRHQKISELNRLFFFALSEVFWYRPIMTFWRVQALFSILRGKNQGWGTLKRKGVSA comes from the coding sequence ATGAATAATATGTACCCTTATTTCGTCTCGTTCTTCACAATAGTGAATGTATTCATCATTTTTTACATGATCGCGATCTGTCTCTTTTACATGATGTTATTTCTACTCGCGTTCAGTGGGTTGAAAAGGGAACGCGGCCTTCATCAGGTCGAGCCATATAAGAAAATGAAGCAATCTGCCTTCACTCCGCCGTTGTCCATTATTGTTCCTGCCTACAATGAAGAAGCGGGAATCATCGGGAGTGTGCTGTCGCTTGTAACCGGCAGCGGGAGACTCGATTATCCGGAGTTTGAGGTCATCGTCGTAAATGACGGCTCTACCGATAGCACGCTGGAAAAAGTCATGAGCCGATTCAAGATGGTTCCCATCAAAAATAAGGTGCTGCAAAAGCGAAACGGGATTCAGACGCAATTCGTCAAGGATGTCTATCAATCCGAAATTTATCCTGCCCTTTTTCTGGTTGATAAAGTGAACGGAGGAAAGGCGGATGCGTTAAACGCGGGGATTAATCTGGCCAAATACCCTTACTTCGCATCCGTCGATGGAGACACTGTGCTCGAGCCGGACTCTTTTCTCAAAATCATGAAGCCGATCATTGAAGACAGCGATCAAGAGGTTCTCGCAACAGGAGGAAATGTACTGTTGGCCAATGGAAGTCTCATCGTAAAAGGACAGATGGAAGAGAGCAGACTGTCTCGCAACCCACTGGTCATGATGCAAATCATTGAGTACATGCGGGCTTTTTTGATGGGGAGGATTGGTCTTTCCCAGGAAAATCTGCTGCTCATTATCTCAGGCGCTTTTGGTGTATTTAAAACCTCCAGAGTCATTCAAGCGGGTGGCTATCGGGCCAACACGATCGGTGAGGATATGGAGCTCGTGGTCCGCTTGCATCGCATGAATGTGGAGAAAAAGTGGGGAGCGAAAATCGTCTACGTAGCAGATCCGGTATGTTACACAGAAGCGCCGGAAGACATGGCTTCTTTGCGAACGCAGCGGATCAGATGGCATCGCGGGCTGTTTGAAAGTCTCTGGATTCATAAAAAAATGCTGTTCAACCCCAAATATGGAAAAATTGGAACGATGGCTATTCCTTATTTCTTTTTGGTAGAGCTTTTGGGGCCGCTCATTGAGTTTTGCGGATACATTGCAATGATCATCGGATTGATTATCGGCAATGTGTTTTTCACCTACTCCTTGGCGTTGATCCTGTTGATGATCGTCTACGGGTCGTTTTTATCCATGGGCGCAGTTCTGCTGGAAGAGTGGCGGTTGGGCAGGCATCAAAAAATCTCGGAGCTCAATCGGTTATTTTTCTTTGCGCTATCGGAAGTGTTCTGGTATCGACCGATTATGACTTTCTGGAGAGTCCAGGCGCTTTTCTCCATCCTGCGAGGGAAAAACCAGGGGTGGGGCACATTGAAACGAAAAGGCGTATCCGCATAG